A genomic stretch from Erigeron canadensis isolate Cc75 chromosome 9, C_canadensis_v1, whole genome shotgun sequence includes:
- the LOC122582226 gene encoding bifunctional protein FolD 1, mitochondrial-like — MVVKNKVQSVVVSWWRKNALLLSTSRTLNTFATGFDNRILKSPPLVSLDDFPDDVWTSSSTNFYEPLTYKLASDHTAKVIDGKQIAEEIISEVAVQVRSMKKTIDEVPGLAVILVGERKDSQIYVRNKMKACEDAGMRFSLTEFPESCTEDEVCDVIMSYNVDPSFHGILVQLPLPQHLNEEKILDLLKLEKDVDGFHPMNMGNLAMRGREPLFIPCTPKGCVELLIRSGVEIMGKKAVVIGRSNIVGLPASLLLQRHHATVSIVDASTPNPEEVTREADILVSAAGVPNLVRGSWLKPGAVVVDVGTHPVEDPCSEQGYRLLGDVCFEEALKVVSSITPVPGGVGPMTVAMLLYNTLESASRKYNIL, encoded by the exons atggTAGTGAAGAATAAAGTGCAAAGTGTTGTAGTTTCTTGGTGGAGAAAGAATGCATTGTTGTTATCTACTTCAAGGACTTTGAATACCTTTGCAACCGGTTTCGATAATCGGATTCTCAAGTCTCCTCCTCTTGTTTCCCTGGATGACTTCCCTGATGACGTGTGGACTTCTAGTTCTACAAATTTCTATGAGCCCTTGACCTACAAACTCG CTAGTGACCATACTGCAAAAGTAATTGATGGAAAGCAAATTGCTGAGGAAATTATATCAGAAGTGGCTGTTCAAGTAAGAAGTATGAAGAAAACAATCGATGAAGTTCCTGGACTCGCTGTGATATTGGTAGGTGAGAGGAAAGATTCCCAAATATATGTTCGTAACAAGATGAAAGCATGTGAGGATGCTGGAATGAGGTTTTCGTTGACTGAATTTCCAGAAAGTTGTACAGAAGATGAAGTTTGTGACGTCATAATGAGTTATAATGTGGATCCATCTTTTCATGGTATCCTCGTGCAGCTTCCTCTTCCTCAG CATCTAAATGAAGAGAAGATATTGGATTTACTGAAGCTGGAAAAGGATGTTGATGGTTTTCACCCGATGAACATGGGAAACCTAGCTATGAGGGGAAGGGAACCGTTGTTCATCCCCTGCACCCCAAAGGGTTGTGTTGAGTTATTAATCAGATCTGGTGTGGAGATAATGGGTAAGAAAGCTGTTGTAATCGGGAGAAGCAACATTGTCGGTCTACCAGCATCCTTGTTGTTACAA CGGCACCATGCAACGGTTAGCATTGTTGATGCATCAACGCCTAACCCTGAAGAAGTCACACGTGAAGCTGATATATTGGTGAGTGCAGCAGGAGTCCCTAATCTGGTTCGCGGAAGTTGGCTGAAGCCTGGGGCTGTTGTTGTCGATGTTGGAACTCATCCTGTTGAG GACCCTTGTAGTGAACAAGGTTATCGGCTGTTAGGAGATGTATGCTTTGAGGAAGCATTAAAGGTAGTTTCATCAATCACTCCTGTTCCGGGAGGAGTTGGGCCTATGACAGTTGCTATGTTGCTTTACAACACACTTGAATCAGCCAGTCGTAAATACAATATTCTGTGA
- the LOC122583162 gene encoding uncharacterized protein LOC122583162 → MVSSSKGGGLVPITRAFLSSYYDKHHFPPVSDDVSRISQQLHNLSNNLRNTSLPLPQGERLLLKEVESQPPHKIDENMWKNREQIEEIIFLLESSHWPITLQKQSTPEDVELARLLRKLKAKFEGILKIVESFQSKSSENVFNTVMTYMPQDFRGALIRKQRERSERNKKAAVDALVNSGGSIRERYALLWHQQMERRRQLAQLGSAAGVYKTVVKYLVGVPQVLLDFVRQINDDQGPMEEQRHRYGPPMYALTKMVLNIRLFLSLSWWRYDDVKLQKQQISLLEEAVDAYTSELERFLSFIAEVFANSPFFVTAEEAGAIEANKNDYREESIPAGTTYEVSLEVESVNSYIAWDFSIAQGKISMDIGFSIEYTNPMGQKTLILPYRRYNSDQGNFCTVMAGNYKLIWDNSFSTFFRKALRYKVDCIPPVVEPEEEETETI, encoded by the exons ATGGTTTCCAGTTCCAAAGGAGGTGGTCTTGTTCCCATAACCAGGGCTTTTCTATCATCTTACTACGATAAACACCATTTTCCGCCTGTCTCTGATGACGTTTCTCGTATTTCCCAACAACTTCATAACTTGTCGAACAATCTACGCAACACATCTCTTCCGCTTCCTCAAG GAGAAAGGCTTCTGTTAAAAGAAGTGGAGTCGCAGCCACCACATAAGATCGATGAGAACATGTGGAAGAACCGAGAACAGATTGAAGAAATCATTTTTTTGTTGGAAAGCTCTCATTGGCCTATAACA CTTCAAAAACAATCTACACCTGAAGATGTTGAACTTGCTCGCCTTCTTAGAAAGCTAAAAGCAAAATTTGAAGGCATTTTGAAGATTGTGGAATCCTTCCAGTCCAAAAGTTCTGAAAATGTGTTCAACACAG TTATGACCTATATGCCCCAAGACTTTCGGGGTGCACTAATCAGGAAACAACGTGAGCGGTCAGAAAGGAATAAGAAAGCTGCAGTTGATGCTTTAGTCAATTCTGGAGGAAGCATACGTGAACGATATGCTCTCCTATGGCACCAGCAAATGGAACG GAGAAGACAATTAGCTCAACTTGGTTCTGCTGCAGGTGTCTATAAGACGGTTGTGAAATACTTAGTAGGTGTGCCACAGGTTCTACTGGATTTTGTTCGCCAGATAAATGATGATCAAGG gcCGATGGAAGAGCAGAGGCATCGCTATGGACCTCCTATGTATGCTCTTACAAAAATGGTGCTTAATATTcgcctttttctttctttgtcaTGGTGGCGCTATGATGATGTTAAATT ACAGAAGCAGCAAATATCCCTCTTAGAAGAAGCAGTTGATGCCTATACATCTGAGTTGGAAAGATTCCTCAGTTTCATTGC CGAAGTGTTTGCAAATTCTCCTTTCTTCGTGACAGCTGAGGAAGCCGGCGCAATAGAAGCAAA TAAAAATGATTACAGAGAAGAAAGTATTCCAGCTGGGACAACTTATGAG GTCTCATTGGAGGTCGAATCGGTAAATTCATACATTGCTTGGGATTTCTCCATTGCCCAAGGGAAAATTAGCATG GATATTGGATTCAGCATAGAGTATACAAATCCGATGGGACAAAAAACG CTGATACTGCCTTACCGCCGATATAATTCTGACCAA GGTAACTTCTGCACAGTCATGGCTGGCAACTACAAACTCATTTGGGACAACTCATTTTCAACATTCTTCAGAAAG GCCCTGCGATACAAGGTGGATTGTATACCACCAGTTGTGGAACCAGAAGAGGAAGAAACAGAAAcaatatga
- the LOC122580886 gene encoding protein SCARECROW produces MVRKRAASDMELQPTDSQYHHHHRLLRRPPPPPPLDIVGFPDNNNVVNINDDDDAIGGGHHSNYSTMTTLPSSSSTNTAMSLSTTTCSTNFMNSNSSISLIHKNPQQQQQPLCNYSGLPLFPPPPLSAIVTPTTNTIHHAGIMTSDDSFTSATAWIDSIIKDLIHSSTDVSIPHLIHNVREIIHPCNPNLATLLEYRLRSLTEPPPPSLVDQHPPPGHDRTVHYSSDGNGNVSTRGKETETPLLPQPPRNISINIAGGLESMYPLPPADLDWGGTANNNNNNNNNNNNNNNDEFGNQPPNSSSIISSTNNQELLDSPPQPPSQTPPPPPPPPDQTTVATTQAAAVVLREKKREEIRQQKRDEQGLHLLTLLLQCAEAVSADNFEEANKMLLEISELSTPYGTSAQRVAAYFSEAMSARLMSSCLGIYTTLPPVHQGFKKMTSAFQVFNGISPFVKFSHFTANQAIQEAFEREDRVHIIDLDIMQGLQWPGLFHILASRPGGPPFVRLTGLGNSLDALEATGKRLSDFADKLGLPFEFAAVADKVGNLNPESLKVSKREAVAVHWLQHSLYDVTGSDTNTLWFIQRLAPKVVTVVEQDLSHAGSFLGRFVEAIHYYSALFDSLGSSYGEESEERHVVEQQLLSKEIRNVLAIGGPSRSGEQKFNNWREKLEQCGFKGISLAGNAAAQATLLLGMFPSNGYTLVEDKGALKLGWKDLCLLTASAWRP; encoded by the exons atggtgaGAAAAAGGGCGGCTTCCGATATGGAACTCCAACCTACTGATTCACAATACCATCATCATCACAGACTATTACGCCgtccaccgccaccaccgccactcGACATTGTTGGTTTCCCTGACAACAACAACGTTGTAaatataaatgatgatgatgatgcaatTGGTGGCGGCCACCATTCCAACTACTCCACTATGACGACGCTTCCGTCGTCAAGTTCAACAAATACGGCTATGTCATTATCAACCACCACCTGCTCAACTAATTTCATGAATTCCAATTCAAGCATTTCTTTAATTCACAAAAacccacaacaacaacaacaacctttgTGTAATTATTCAGGTCTTCCTTTATTTCCTCCTCCTCCTTTATCAGCAATTGTTACACCAACAACAAATACAATTCATCACGCTGGGATTATGACGTCAGATGATTCATTCACATCGGCTACAGCGTGGATTGACAGTATTATCAAAGATCTTATTCATAGTTCAACGGATGTATCTATACCTCATTTGATTCATAACGTTAGAGAAATTATTCATCCTTGTAACCCTAATTTGGCGACGTTACTTGAATACCGCCTTCGTTCTTTAACCGAACCTCCGCCTCCGAGTTTAGTTGATCAACATCCACCACCAGGGCATGATCGTACGGTTCATTATTCCTCTGATGGAAATGGAAATGTTTCCACCAGAGGAAAAGAAACGGAAACACCGTTATTACCCCAACCTCCCCGCAATATTAGTATAAATATTGCGGGAGGTCTTGAAAGTATGTACCCGCTCCCTCCAGCAGATCTGGATTGGGGCGGGACagcaaataataataacaataacaataataataataataataataataatgacgaGTTTGGTAATCAGCCGCCAAACTCGTCATCGAttatttcatcaactaataaCCAGGAACTACTAGACTCTCCACCTCAGCCACCATCACAaacacctccaccaccaccaccaccaccagatcAAACAACAGTTGCCACCACACAAGCGGCGGCGGTGGTGTTGAGagagaagaaaagagaagaaatcCGACAACAAAAACGAGACGAACAAGGCTTGCATTTGCTCACTTTGTTGTTACAATGTGCTGAAGCGGTTTCAGCTGATAATTTCGAAGAAGCCAACAAGATGTTACTAGAAATATCCGAGTTATCAACACCGTACGGGACCTCGGCTCAACGCGTTGCGGCCTACTTTTCGGAAGCTATGTCTGCAAGGCTAATGAGTTCATGTTTAGGGATATACACAACTCTTCCACCAGTTCATCAAGGTTTTAAAAAGATGACGTCAGCTTTCCAAGTGTTTAACGGGATTAGTCCTTTTGTTAAATTCTCGCATTTTACCGCGAATCAAGCGATACAAGAAGCGTTTGAAAGAGAGGACAGGGTGCATATAATTGATCTAGATATCATGCAAGGCTTGCAATGGCCTGGACTTTTTCATATATTGGCATCTAGACCGGGCGGTCCGCCTTTTGTTAGGCTAACTGGTTTGGGTAACTCGTTGGACGCACTCGAGGCCACTGGAAAACGATTGTCGGATTTCGCTGATAAGTTGGGGCTCCCTTTCGAGTTTGCGGCCGTGGCCGATAAAGTTGGGAATTTGAATCCGGAAAGTCTGAAGGTTAGCAAAAGGGAAGCTGTTGCGGTTCACTGGCTGCAGCATTCTTTGTATGATGTAACTGGCTCGGATACTAATACTTTATGGTTCATccaaag ATTGGCCCCGAAAGTGGTGACAGTGGTAGAGCAGGACTTGAGCCATGCAGGATCGTTTTTGGGACGTTTTGTGGAGGCAATTCACTATTACTCAGCATTGTTTGACTCATTGGGATCGAGCTACGGGGAAGAGAGTGAAGAGAGGCATGTAGTCGAGCAACAGTTGCTGTCAAAGGAGATTAGGAACGTGTTGGCAATCGGGGGGCCATCAAGAAGTGGGGAACAGAAGTTTAACAATTGGAGGGAGAAGTTGGAACAATGTGGGTTCAAGGGGATATCTTTAGCAGGAAATGCAGCTGCCCAAGCAACGCTTTTACTTGGAATGTTTCCTTCTAATGGATACACTTTAGTGGAAGATAAAGGTGCCTTAAAGCTTGGATGGAAAGATCTTTGTTTGCTTACGGCATCCGCTTGGAGACCTTAA
- the LOC122583161 gene encoding uncharacterized protein LOC122583161, which translates to MEKRIGSTTLIDEPFEWSDDNSLDVFAAAIEEADAESSTTWSRCKVVNHDRWTASQRLHGGFFCVEPKYDSDFFEGRYRMPKYLVLKIVRDLKSRYSYFRESYDARQTKSFIAIQKCTSVIRQLATDNPPDEYDEYLEMAQRTSHECLHLFCDAIVQTYDTEFLRRPTTHDILRLYEAHEERHHIRDA; encoded by the coding sequence ATGGAAAAACGAATTGGTTCTACCACTTTGATAGATGAACCGTTTGAGTGGTCAGACGATAATAGTCTAGACGTGTTTGCAGCCGCGATTGAGGAGGCTGATGCTGAAAGTTCTACAACATGGTCAAGATGCAAAGTCGTTAACCATGACCGTTGGACCGCTTCACAAAGGTTACATGGCGGCTTCTTTTGTGTGGAACCCAAATATGATAGTGATTTTTTCGAAGGTAGGTACCGCATGCCTAAATACTTGGTTTTAAAGATCGTTCGAGATCTTAAGTCGAGATACTCCTATTTCCGGGAGTCATACGATGCTCGTCAGACAAAAAGTTTTATAGCTATTCAAAAGTGTACATCTGTAATTAGGCAGCTCGCAACCGATAATCCACCAGATGAGTACGACGAGTACTTAGAGATGGCACAACGAACATCACATGAATGCTTGCATTTGTTTTGTGACGCTATTGTTCAGACGTATGATACAGAATTTCTGCGTAGACCTACAACACATGATATACTACGGTTGTATGAAGCGCACGAAGAAAGACATCACATCCGGGATGCTTGA